TGGCCCGCAGCAGGAAGCTGCTGAGCGAGCCGGAGCCCACGCCCGCCTCCACGACGCGGGCGCCGGGGAAGATGTCGGCGAAGGCGAGGATCTGCCCCGCGTCCTTGGGGTAGACCACGGCTGCGCCGCGGGGCATGGACAGGACGTAGTCGGGGAGCAGGGGACGCAGCGCGAGGTAGGCGACGTTGCCGGTGGTGCGGACAACGCTGCCCTCGGGTGCGCCGATCAGTTCGTCGTGCGGGAAGGAACCCTTGTGGGTGTGGAAGTTCTTCCCGGCCTCGAGCGTGAACGTGTAGTGGCGGCCCTTGGGGTCGGTCAGCTGTACCTGGTCCCCGACCTTGAAGGGCCCGCGGCGGCGGGCGGCACCGGTCGGTTCGGACATGTGACCAGCCTACCGGCCCCCGGGAGGGCCGCCGACCACCGGTTCGGGAGGGCGGGGCTCAGCTGGGGCGGGCCATGGCCTTCACGAAGGCGCGTTCGACGTCGGCGGCGGACAGCACCCCGTAGATCTCGCCGGTCTCCTCCACCACCAGGTACTCGGTGGCGGGGGTGGCGCGCAGCACGTCCAGCAGCTCCTCGCCGGCCAGCTCGGCGGAGACGCGCATGCCGTCGGTGAGGTCCTGGGCGAGCGAGCTGGCGGCGACCCAGGGGCGGCGGTGCTCGGGTACGCCGGCGATGGCGGTCTCGCGGACCAGGGAGAGCGGTTCGCCGTGGCCGTCGACGACCACCAGGGCGCGGGCACCGGCCGCGTTGGCGCGGCGCAGCGCCTCGGCCAGGGAGGTGCTGGTCTCGACCGGGACGGCGCGGCGGGTCAGGGCGCGGGCGCGCAGCTCGGGCAGGTGTTCGCGCAGCCGGGCCATGCGCAGGCTGTTCCCGGCCCCGGTCCAGATGATCGCGGCGACGATCGCGGCGAGCAGGGCGTCGGTCACGGTGCCCAGGCCGACGCTGTCCTCGGCGGCGGTGCCGAGCGCCCCGGACTGGCTGAGCAGCGGCAGGCCGATGAGGACGGAGACGGCCAGGACGCGGCCGACCCAGGCGGCGGCGACGGTGCCGCTCATGGGGCGGCCGGTGATCTTCCAGACGACGGCGCGGAGCATCCGCCCGCCGTCCAGGGGCAGGCCGGGCAGCAGGTTGAAGGCGGCGACGATCAGGTTGGAGATCATCAGGGAGGCCAGCAGGACTCCCGGGACCGTGCCGCGCTCCACGGGCTGGAGGGCGAGGTAGAAGACGCCGGACAGGACCAGGGAGAGCAGGGGTCCGACGAAGGCGAGCACGAACTCGCGGCCGGGTGTCTCGGCCTCCTTCTCGATCTCGGAGACCCCGCCGAGGAACTGGAGCTGGATGCGGCGCACCGGGAGCTTGAAGCGCAGGGCGGCCACCGTGTGCGCCAGTTCGTGGACCAGTACGGAGCCGTAGAAGGCGACCGCGAAGAAGAGGGAGACCAGATAGCGGGCGGCGCCGAGCTGGGGCAGGACGCGGTCGAGCTGGCCGCCGAACACCCAGGTGATCAGCGCGGCGATCAGGAACCAGCTGGGCGCGACGTAGACGGGCACGCCGAAGGGGCGCCCCATGAGCAGTCCGCCGCCGGGTTCGCGGCGGCGCCGCGGCGGGGGCGGCGGTGTCCGGCCGGGACCGGGGCCGGAGTGGGCGAGAGCACGGTCGGGGTGGGGGTCGTGGCCGGCCGGCGGCCGGGGCGCCTGGCCGGGACGGGTGCCGTGGCCGGCCGGGGGTTCCGTGTGGTCGGAGGGGTGATCGCCGGGGTGCTCGTCGCGGCCGCCGGGGTCCTGGCCGCGGGCGGTCCGGGGGCGGTCGCCCGCCGGGGCTGCGGCGTCCGGGTCCGGGCCGGTGCCGGGGGTGCCGCCGTGGTCCGGGGCGGGCGGGGGGCCGTCGGCCGGGTGCGCGGGGTCGCCGTGGCCGGAGGCGGGCCGCTCCGCGGGGGAACCGGGACGGGCGGGGCTGTCGTGGGGCGCCGGACCGGCGGGTCCCGTGGGGGACTCGGCCGGCTCGTCGTTGCCGGAACGCGGCTGCCCGCTCCCGCCGCTCACGTCCACGGTGTCCCCTCGTTCGAAGCGCTGCTCCCCGCTCTGCCGGCCGGGAGGTCTCGGGTCGATGGTATGCGGCCGGGGCGAACGGTTCCGCCCGGCACCCCAGTGTCGTACCCGCCGTAACGCACTTCACCGGCCTGCGCCGGGGGTCACTGTCAGTGGCGGGCCGTAGGGTCTGTGGCATGGAGACGAGCACGCAGGCCGCAGCGGCGGACGCCACGGACGACGCGGGAGGCAACGGGCCGGCCGGGGAGCGCGGGGCGGCGGGCCCCGGCGCGGTCACGGGCGCGGACGCGGTCACGGACGTGGGCACGGGCGCGGCCGTGGGGATCGACGCGGTCGCCGGGACGGACGCGGCCGTGGTGGCCGGGGGGCCGACCGTGCGGGCCCCCGCGCCGCCCTCGTCGTTGTCGCCCTCCCGGGCCGGTGACTTCATGCAGTGCCCGTTGCTGTACCGCTTCCGGGTGATCGACCGGCTGCCGGAGAAGCCGAGCGAGGCCGCCACCCGGGGCACGCTGGTGCACGCGGTGCTGGAGCGGCTCTTCGACGCCCCGGCCGCCGAGCGGACCGCGCCCCGGGCCAAGGCGCTGGTGCCGGGGCAGTGGGACCGGCTGCGGCAGGCCCGTCCCGAGCTGGTGGAGCTGTTCGCCGACGACACGGACGGCGAGCGGGCGGCCCGCTGGCTGGCCGAGGCGGAGCGGCTGGTGGAGCGCTGGTTCACGCTGGAGGACCCGACGCGTCTGGAGCCGGCCGAGCGGGAGCTGTTCGTCGAGGCGGAGCTGGACTCCGGGCTCAGGCTGCGCGGCATCATCGACCGGGTGGACGTGGCGCCCACCGGCGAGGTGCGCATCGTCGACTACAAGACGGGCAAGGCCCCGCGGCCGGAGTACGCCGAGGGCGCGCTGTTCCAGATGAAGTTCTACGCCCTGGTGGTGTGGCGGCTGAAGCGGGTGGTGCCGCGGCGGCTGCAGCTGGTGTATCTGGGCAGCGGTGACGTGCTGACGTACGACCCGGTCATGGCGGATCTGGAGCGGGTGGAGCGCAAGCTGCTGGCGCTGTGGGAGGCGATCCGGCTGGCCACCGAGACCGGTGAGTGGCGGCCGCGCCCCACGAAGCTGTGCGGCTGGTGCGACCACCGCGAGCACTGCCCCGAGTTCGGCGGCACTCCCCCGCCGTACCCGCTGCCCGTGGGCGGGACCGAGCCGCAGGTACCCGCGCAGGTACAGGGCACAATGGGGCCCTAGGGTCCAGCGAAGGAGACTTACGTGGCCATCCGCGTCCTACTGGTCGACGACCAGCCACTGCTGCGCACCGGGTTCCGGATGATCCTGGAGGCGGAGCAGGACATCGCGGTCGTGGGCGAGGCCGGGGACGGCCTCCAGGCCCTGGACCAGGTGCGGGCACTACAGCCCGATGTGGTGCTGATGGACATCCGTATGCCGCGGATGGACGGGGTGGAGGCCACCCGGCAGATCACCGGCCCCGAGCGGGACGGCCCGGCGAAGGTGCTGGTGCTGACCACCTTCGACCTCGACGAGTACGTGGTGGAGGCGCTGCGCGCGGGGGCGAGCGGTTTCCTGCTGAAGGACGCGCCGGCCAATGAGCTGGTGCAGGCGATCCGGGTGGTGGCGGCCGGCGAGGCGATGCTGGCGCCGAGCATCACGCGCCGCCTGCTGGACAAGTACGCCACGCATCTGCCCTCCGGGGACGAACCGGTGCCGGACACCCTGCACACCCTCACCGACCGTGAGGTGGAGGTGCTGAAGCTGGTGGCACGCGGGCTGTCGAACGCGGAGATCGCCGCCGACCTGTTCGTGAGCGAGACGACGGTCAAGACCCACGTCGGGCATGTGCTGACCAAGC
The sequence above is drawn from the Streptomyces sp. SAT1 genome and encodes:
- a CDS encoding response regulator, with the translated sequence MAIRVLLVDDQPLLRTGFRMILEAEQDIAVVGEAGDGLQALDQVRALQPDVVLMDIRMPRMDGVEATRQITGPERDGPAKVLVLTTFDLDEYVVEALRAGASGFLLKDAPANELVQAIRVVAAGEAMLAPSITRRLLDKYATHLPSGDEPVPDTLHTLTDREVEVLKLVARGLSNAEIAADLFVSETTVKTHVGHVLTKLGLRDRVQAAVYAYESGLVRPGAQ
- a CDS encoding site-2 protease family protein; amino-acid sequence: MDVSGGSGQPRSGNDEPAESPTGPAGPAPHDSPARPGSPAERPASGHGDPAHPADGPPPAPDHGGTPGTGPDPDAAAPAGDRPRTARGQDPGGRDEHPGDHPSDHTEPPAGHGTRPGQAPRPPAGHDPHPDRALAHSGPGPGRTPPPPPRRRREPGGGLLMGRPFGVPVYVAPSWFLIAALITWVFGGQLDRVLPQLGAARYLVSLFFAVAFYGSVLVHELAHTVAALRFKLPVRRIQLQFLGGVSEIEKEAETPGREFVLAFVGPLLSLVLSGVFYLALQPVERGTVPGVLLASLMISNLIVAAFNLLPGLPLDGGRMLRAVVWKITGRPMSGTVAAAWVGRVLAVSVLIGLPLLSQSGALGTAAEDSVGLGTVTDALLAAIVAAIIWTGAGNSLRMARLREHLPELRARALTRRAVPVETSTSLAEALRRANAAGARALVVVDGHGEPLSLVRETAIAGVPEHRRPWVAASSLAQDLTDGMRVSAELAGEELLDVLRATPATEYLVVEETGEIYGVLSAADVERAFVKAMARPS
- a CDS encoding RecB family exonuclease — protein: METSTQAAAADATDDAGGNGPAGERGAAGPGAVTGADAVTDVGTGAAVGIDAVAGTDAAVVAGGPTVRAPAPPSSLSPSRAGDFMQCPLLYRFRVIDRLPEKPSEAATRGTLVHAVLERLFDAPAAERTAPRAKALVPGQWDRLRQARPELVELFADDTDGERAARWLAEAERLVERWFTLEDPTRLEPAERELFVEAELDSGLRLRGIIDRVDVAPTGEVRIVDYKTGKAPRPEYAEGALFQMKFYALVVWRLKRVVPRRLQLVYLGSGDVLTYDPVMADLERVERKLLALWEAIRLATETGEWRPRPTKLCGWCDHREHCPEFGGTPPPYPLPVGGTEPQVPAQVQGTMGP